In Trichoderma breve strain T069 chromosome 4, whole genome shotgun sequence, the following proteins share a genomic window:
- a CDS encoding cytoskeletal-regulatory complex EF hand domain-containing protein, with product MYSNSNAFLGGNSPRPGTGQQQYGGSFGGLGPGQQPGQQPGPFAPQPTGFGQQPLQQQYTGYPLQAQQTGYQPQQQPLQQQYTGFPGQAQPQQFQTSSAPPMPSIPPQFQQQFQQQQQQQPPQLQQQVPQPTGFPSVPPQQQSSSTISPPPPPIKPQPTGFAEVAASFQTGGTAKPQGRRGEKTQSKIPNIRLSFITAADQAKFETLFKSAVGDGSATMSGEKARDLLIRSKLDGEALSHIWTLADTTRAGQLYFPEFALAMYLCNLKLTGKTLPPTLPDHVKNEVSSMVDIIGFSVADEGPSTSQAANVPTIEQPKPQPPPPSNSQLLQAQMTGFPGQQQPQQQGFGGQSQGLQPQPTGYANLQNPQPTGFNGPLPPLPPMPTGYGGPGGMARMMPQAGREGGTFTTAGLQGNAVIPWAITKEEKTRYDALFKAWDGLRKGYIGGDTAIEIFGQSGLEKPDLERVWTLADHGNKGRLNLDEFAVAMHLIYRKLNGYPMPNVLPPELVPPSTRNFSQSIGTLKSMLHEESDFRKNSGAALLPQKTGVSYMKNRSFRGGPSPAAGGRKDATVFRNDDEEFGYRSSARRRLGGASPRAESPAASSVGSNDDLTLDELRKKVKEKQILLDAMDFADERNNEEDDILDRRDRREAEELYRRIRRIQDDIDAHPDAALAVGNSDAETRALKRQLQNLTDKVPQLASQVRKTEKAIMEARLELFRLKDAKAHPGSASSIVGTGPGGSVTESDRLKARAKAMMQQRTAALTGKKIETTSEDFDAPKRLEEETIKVKNEKEGNERMVRDVEESVREFSRSIEDNLNDTGKDNSSEHERRRWEDALGVEDEVRDFIFDLQRESRAARVRAQDKRSTRPSAADEPRRERAAAAAPQQDESPAPASRTATPSSTAGGGSYSSYKTPEERAAFIKQQAEQRMAERLAALGIKAPTKSGETAAQRIERERSERAAKLRQAEEEDARREAERQARLAEEQGIPPPAVEEAPAAAAKKPPPPPSRKGGKAENDRDVARKAEEEAARAAEEERLAREHEQQQRQAEQMRQKVEEEEDEFEKEQREAAERLKALEEQVRQGKLRKEEEKKKKKAAAAEAKEKEAKLAARRAEMEAAKQRELELQRQLEAINDEDSSSSDEDEGQQQATPQASTPSPEQRVSSPPAPAAAAPPPPPSAVSPPPVPTVVTSPPAETESKNPYFKMMSQSSEASSPAAPKEATTPAADISTNPFHRMTQDIKSAPVPTPAPAQPWSRKRADSDDWGSEKESDDEDSDDDRPGGGNAAQLASILFGTMAPPRPLSAAGRDSSPSTPAPASEAISSPPPLPSGTPVGAPPPPPPMPDAASPPPPPPMAPMGGPPPPPALPGGAPPPPPPPPPGGAPALPAAGGGRPAGFLGEIQAGRSLKKTTTKDKSAAAVAGRVLD from the exons ATGTATTCCAACTCGAACGCCTTCCTAGGAGGCAACAGTCCTCGCCCGGGGACTGGACAGCAGCAGTATGGCGGCTCCTTTGGCGGTCTTGGGCCTGGCCAGCAGCCGGGTCAACAGCCGGGCCCCTTTGCGCCGCAGCCCACGGGCTTCGGACAGCAGCcattgcagcagcaatacACCGGATATCCGCTGCAGGCCCAGCAGACGGGATaccagccgcagcagcagccattgcagcagcagtataCCGGGTTTCCGGGACAGgctcagccgcagcagtTCCAGACATCGAGCGCCCCGCCAATGCCGTCGATTCCTCCCCAATTCCAGCAGCAGtttcaacagcagcagcaacagcagccgcctcAACTTCAACAGCAGGTGCCGCAGCCGACGGGATTTCCATCCGTgccgcctcagcagcagtctAGCTCGACaatctcccctcctcctcctccgatAAAGCCGCAGCCGACTGGGTTCGCGGAAGTGGCCGCGTCTTTCCAGACGGGCGGTACGGCCAAACCCCAGGGACGAAGAGGCGAAAAGACGCAGAGCAAGATCCCCAACATTAGGCTGTCTTTCATTACCGCCGCGGATCAAGCAAAGTTCGAGACGCTCTTCAAGTCCGCTGTGGGAGATGGCTCGGCGACAATGTCGGGAGAAAAGGCTAGGGACCTTTTGATACGCTCCAAGTTGGATGGTGAAGCCTTGTCACATATCTG GACTTTGGCGGATACCACGCGAGCGGGACAGCTATACTTCCCCGAATTCGCACTTGCCATGTATCTTTGCAACTTGAAGCTCACAGGCAAGACACTGCCACCCACTTTGCCCGACCATGTCAAAAACGAGGTGTCTAGCATGGTCGACATCATCGGCTTTAGCGTGGCAGATGAAGGCCCCTCTACGAGCCAGGCGGCCAATGTGCCGACTATTGAACAGCCGAAGCCgcaaccaccaccaccatcaaactcacagcttctccaagcgCAGATGACGGGCTTTCCTGgacagcaacagccacaaCAGCAAGGATTTGGAGGACAATCGCAAGGTCTCCAACCTCAGCCGACGGGCTACGCCAACTTACAAAATCCTCAGCCAACAGGATTCAATGGCCCCCTTCCTCCATTGCCCCCTATGCCTACCGGATACGGCGGCCCTGGTGGCATG GCTCGCATGATGCCTCAGGCGGGCCGTGAGGGTGGTACCTTTACCACGGCTGGCCTTCAGGGCAATGCTGTCATTCCGTGGGCTATtaccaaggaagagaagaccAGATACGATGCCCTCTTCAAAGCCTGGGATGGTCTTAGAAAGGGCTATATTGGTGGCGACACGGCTATTGAGATCTTTGGCCAAAGTGGCCTTGAGAAGCCTGACTTGGAGAGAGTCTGGACGTTGGCCGACCACGGCAACAAGGGCCGCCTGAACTTGGATGAATTTGCTGTCGCTATGCATTTAATCTACAGAAAGCTAAACGGATACCCAATGCCCAACGTGCTGCCTCCCGAGCTTGTCCCACCCTCTACTCGCAACTTCAGTCAGTCTATCGGCACCCTGAAATCGATGTTGCATGAAGAGTCTGATTTCCGCAAGAACTCTGGCGCTGCCCTGCTGCCCCAAAAGACTGGCGTTAGTTATATGAAGAATCGATCATTCCGAGGCGGCCCTAgtcctgctgctggtggacGCAAGGATGCTACAGTGTTCAGgaatgacgatgaagagtTTGGATACAGGTCTAGTGCTCGCCGAAGGCTGGGAGGAGCTTCTCCCCGAGCCGAATCCCCAGCCGCGTCTTCTGTCGGCTCCAACGATGACTTGACCCTGGATGAGCTAAGgaaaaaggtcaaggagaagcagatcTTGCTCGATGCTATGGATTTTGCCGATGAGAGGAACAacgaagaggacgacatCTTGGACCGACGCGATCGCCGCGAGGCAGAGGAGCTCTACCGTCGCATCCGACGTATCCAGGATGACATTGATGCGCACCCAGACGCCGCACTTGCTGTTGGTAACTCGGACGCCGAGACGAGAGCTCTGAAGCGCCAGCTCCAGAATCTCACGGATAAGGTTCCCCAACTTGCATCCCAGGTCCGAAAGACAGAAAAGGCAATCATGGAAGCAAGACTTGAGCTTTTCCGTCTCAAGGATGCCAAGGCTCACCCTGGCAGCGCATCGTCCATTGTCGGAACTGGTCCCGGCGGATCAGTCACGGAATCGGACCGGCTCAAGGCTCGAGCCAAGGCCATGATGCAACAGAGAACTGCTGCTCTGACaggcaagaagattgagacTACCTCTGAGGATTTTGACGCCCCCAAGAGGCTTGAGGAAGAGACCATCAAGGTTAAGAATGAAAAGGAGGGCAATGAGCGCATGGTCCGCGATGTTGAGGAAAGTGTCCGTGAATTCTCGCGCAGCATCGAGGACAACCTCAACGATACTGGAAAGGACAACAGCAGTGAGCATGAGAGGCGTCGCTGGGAGGACGCTCTCGGtgttgaggatgaagttCGAGACTTCATCTTCGATCTCCAGCGCGAGAGCCGGGCAGCCCGCGTCCGGGCCCAGGATAAGCGCTCTACACGGCCTTCAGCAGCAGACGAGCCTCGCCGAGaaagagctgctgccgcgGCTCCCCAGCAGGACGAAAGTCCCGCTCCAGCTTCGCGTACTGCCACTCCTTCTTCTACAGCAGGTGGCGGTTCGTACTCTTCGTACAAGACGCCTGAGGAGCGTGCTGCCTTTATCAAGCAGCAAGCTGAACAGCGCATGGCTGAGCGTCTCGCAGCTCTGGGTATCAAGGCACCAACCAAGTCTGGAGAGACAGCTGCTCAGCGTATAGAGCGCGAAAGGAGCGAAAGAGCTGCCAAGTTGCGccaggctgaggaggaggacgccCGCCGGGAAGCTGAACGACAAGCCCGCCTTGCCGAAGAACAGGGAATCCCACCTCCGGCTGTGGAAGAGGCgccggcggctgcggctAAGAAGCCTCCGCCACCTCCATCAAGAAAGGGAGGGAAAGCCGAAAATGATCGCGATGTGGCGAGAaaggcagaggaagaggctgccaGGGCTGCCGAAGAGGAGCGCCTGGCTCGGGAGCATGAGCAGCAACAGAGGCAAGCCGAACAAATGAG GCAAAAAgtagaggaggaggaagacgaatTTGAAAAGGAGCAACGTGAAGCTGCGGAACGGCTCAAGGCTCTGGAAGAACAGGTTCGACAAGGAAAGCTAcgaaaggaagaagagaagaaaaagaagaaggcagctGCGGCAGAagccaaggaaaaggaagccAAGCTAGCTGCTCGTCGtgcagagatggaggctgcCAAACAGCGTGAACTCGAGCTGCAGCGCCAACTCGAGGCTATCAACGACGAAGATAGCTCGTCAtccgatgaagacgaaggccagcagcaagctACACCACAGGCTTCGACCCCGTCGCCTGAGCAGAGAGTGAGCTCACCACCTGctcccgctgccgctgcccctccccctcccccttcgGCCGTCTCTCCACCACCTGTTCCCACGGTGGTTACCTCTCCCCCCGCTGAGACGGAGAGCAAAAACCCCTACTTCAAGATGATGTCGCAGTCATCGGAAGCATCTTCCCCAGCCGCACCAAAGGAAGCAACAACACCTGCAGCTGACATTTCCACCAACCCATTCCACCGCATGACGCAGGATATCAAGTCTGCCCCCGTGCCAACTCCCGCTCCCGCCCAGCCTTGGTCTCGCAAGCGAGCCGATTCTGACGACTGGGGCTCCGAGAAGGAGTCGGACGACGAAGACTCTGACGATGACCGGCCCGGCGGTGGCAACGCTGCTCAGCTGGCGTCCATCTTGTTTGGTACCATGGCGCCACCAAGGCCGCTCTCCGCTGCTGGTAGAGATTCGTCGCCATCCACGCCTGCCCCGGCAAGCGAGGCGatatcttctcctccacctctgCCGAGCGGAACGCCTGTCGgagctcctccaccgcctcctcccaTGCCAGACGCTGCAAgcc